The Candidatus Dechloromonas phosphoritropha genome includes a region encoding these proteins:
- the rpsE gene encoding 30S ribosomal protein S5: MAKPERSRKPQQAEERDDGMREKMVAVNRVTKVVKGGRILGFAALAVVGDGDGGIGMGKGKSREVPVAVQKAMEEARRKIARVSLKNGTVHHTVTGHHGAATVMIQPAPEGTGIIAGGAMRAVFEVAGVSNVVAKAHGSTNPYNIVRATIDGLSKVNTPSEIAAKRGLSVEQILG; this comes from the coding sequence ATGGCAAAACCTGAAAGAAGCAGGAAGCCCCAACAGGCTGAAGAGCGCGATGATGGCATGCGCGAGAAGATGGTTGCGGTCAACCGCGTCACCAAGGTGGTGAAGGGTGGTCGCATCCTCGGTTTCGCAGCGCTCGCCGTCGTCGGTGACGGCGACGGGGGCATTGGCATGGGCAAGGGCAAGTCGCGCGAAGTGCCGGTTGCGGTACAGAAGGCGATGGAAGAAGCACGGCGCAAGATTGCTAGGGTCAGCCTGAAGAACGGTACTGTCCATCACACGGTGACAGGCCATCATGGCGCCGCCACGGTCATGATCCAGCCGGCACCGGAAGGTACCGGGATCATCGCTGGGGGCGCCATGCGCGCTGTCTTCGAGGTCGCCGGCGTGAGCAACGTGGTCGCCAAGGCCCACGGTTCGACCAATCCCTACAACATCGTGCGCGCCACCATTGACGGCTTGTCGAAGGTCAATACGCCGTCCGAAATCGCCGCCAAGCGCGGCCTCTCGGTTGAACAGATCCTGGGGTAA
- the rplF gene encoding 50S ribosomal protein L6, translating into MSRIGKNPVVLPAGVEVSLDEQIVVKGPLGTLKIAAHPAVTISRDGEALVVAKADGADTRIAAAMWGTMQANLSNMVTGVSKGFEKRLQLIGVGYRAQVQGNTLNLSLGFSHPVAHKMPEGVRAECPTPTEVVIKGSDKQQVGQVAAEVRAYRKPEPYKGKGVRYVNETVVIKETKKKK; encoded by the coding sequence ATGTCTCGAATTGGAAAGAATCCCGTTGTACTCCCCGCTGGTGTTGAAGTCAGTCTGGATGAGCAAATTGTCGTCAAAGGCCCGCTGGGAACTCTGAAGATTGCAGCGCACCCGGCTGTAACGATTTCGCGCGACGGTGAGGCTCTGGTCGTGGCCAAGGCCGATGGGGCTGATACCCGCATCGCTGCTGCGATGTGGGGCACCATGCAGGCGAATCTCAGCAACATGGTGACCGGTGTCTCCAAGGGGTTCGAAAAGAGGTTGCAACTGATTGGCGTGGGTTATCGCGCTCAGGTCCAGGGTAACACCCTGAACCTGTCGCTCGGCTTCTCCCATCCGGTTGCGCACAAGATGCCGGAAGGTGTCAGAGCTGAGTGTCCGACGCCGACCGAAGTCGTTATCAAGGGTTCGGACAAGCAGCAAGTCGGTCAGGTTGCCGCCGAGGTTCGTGCATATCGCAAGCCGGAGCCCTACAAGGGCAAGGGCGTTCGCTATGTCAACGAAACGGTGGTTATCAAGGAAACCAAGAAGAAGAAGTAA
- the rplR gene encoding 50S ribosomal protein L18 has protein sequence MFNRKVARLRRARKTRAKIAELRAVRLCVNRTNCHIYAQIISPCGGKVLASASTLETGVRKDVPNGGNRAAATIVGKLIAERANAVGVEHVAFDRSGLQFHGRIKALAEAAREAGLKF, from the coding sequence ATGTTTAATAGGAAAGTAGCGCGTCTGCGCCGTGCCCGCAAAACCCGGGCCAAAATCGCCGAGCTGAGGGCCGTTCGCCTGTGCGTCAATCGCACCAACTGCCATATTTACGCCCAGATCATTTCGCCCTGTGGCGGCAAGGTGCTGGCTTCAGCTTCCACGCTGGAAACGGGTGTCCGCAAGGACGTGCCGAACGGCGGCAACAGGGCTGCTGCAACAATCGTCGGCAAGTTGATCGCCGAGCGCGCCAATGCTGTCGGTGTCGAACACGTTGCTTTTGATCGCTCTGGTCTTCAGTTCCACGGCCGCATCAAGGCGCTTGCCGAAGCCGCGCGTGAAGCCGGTCTGAAGTTCTGA
- the rplO gene encoding 50S ribosomal protein L15 has product MRLNTIKPGEGSRKDAKRAGRGIGSGLGKTAGRGHKGQKSRSGGFHKVGFEGGQMPLQRRLPKRGFKSRTRERNFEVRLTELERLPIDEIDLLALQAAGVVPGDALAAKVILSGAITRKVTLKGVGATKGAKAAIEAAGGSVAE; this is encoded by the coding sequence ATGCGTCTGAATACCATCAAGCCAGGTGAGGGGTCCAGGAAGGATGCCAAACGCGCAGGTCGTGGCATTGGCTCCGGGCTGGGCAAGACAGCTGGCCGCGGGCACAAGGGTCAGAAGTCCCGTTCGGGCGGCTTTCACAAGGTTGGCTTCGAAGGCGGTCAAATGCCGCTGCAGCGCCGCCTCCCGAAGCGCGGGTTCAAGTCGAGGACCCGCGAGCGCAACTTCGAGGTTCGTCTGACCGAACTGGAACGGCTGCCGATCGACGAGATCGATCTGCTGGCGCTGCAGGCCGCCGGCGTCGTTCCCGGTGATGCACTGGCGGCGAAAGTAATTCTTTCGGGCGCGATTACGCGCAAGGTGACGCTCAAGGGTGTCGGCGCGACCAAGGGCGCCAAGGCTGCGATCGAAGCAGCCGGCGGCTCGGTCGCCGAGTAA
- the rpmD gene encoding 50S ribosomal protein L30, with product MTDKKIKITLVKSIIGTKQDHRATVRGLGLRKLNSSSELLDTPAVRGMINKVQYLVKVED from the coding sequence ATGACTGACAAGAAGATCAAGATCACGCTCGTCAAGAGCATCATCGGCACCAAGCAGGACCACCGGGCAACCGTTCGCGGCTTGGGCCTGCGCAAGCTGAACAGCTCTTCGGAATTGCTGGATACGCCGGCTGTGCGGGGCATGATCAACAAGGTTCAGTATCTCGTTAAGGTTGAGGATTAA